Proteins encoded within one genomic window of Candidatus Omnitrophota bacterium:
- the cysS gene encoding cysteine--tRNA ligase → MKIYNSLSREKEVFEPINPPQVKMYVCGPTVYDEPHIGHARSAYIFDVIRRYLIYKKYKVTFVRNVTDVDDKIIDKARNEFKGEDLNSACKKVADKYLAMYHEALDSLGITASGPDIIEPKASEYIGKMIEFIENLIDRGVAYPSGGDVYFDIKKAKEYGKLSNQSIDKMEVGARVTPGENKNDPLDFALWKAAKEGEPSWDSPWGKGRPGWHIECSVMSSDILGDKFDIHGGGIDLIFPHHENEIAQSEGAGKEFAKYWIHHGLLTINSQKMAKSLGNFVTVKDLLAKYNSDVLKLFFLQTHYSQPIDFTWDRMEEKKSALETLRDFSRRVKEAEERKDYTDKAVVNPEELCKEIGWYRNRFEPSMDDDFNTPNVVAVLFEIVRFCNKKINYTQEYLQPLRYASQTIKELGSILGLSLDEDTFSITEEIGTKINRRTELKKQKKFKEADQIRQDLEKEGIILEDTKDGKTIWRRKL, encoded by the coding sequence ATTAAAATATACAATTCTCTAAGCCGCGAGAAAGAGGTTTTTGAGCCTATTAATCCGCCCCAAGTGAAAATGTATGTGTGCGGGCCTACGGTTTATGATGAGCCGCATATAGGGCATGCGCGCAGCGCCTACATATTCGACGTAATCAGGCGGTATCTTATATATAAAAAATATAAAGTAACATTCGTAAGGAATGTGACTGATGTTGACGACAAAATTATCGATAAAGCCAGAAACGAATTCAAAGGAGAAGATTTAAATAGTGCCTGTAAAAAAGTAGCAGATAAATATCTCGCTATGTACCATGAGGCCCTGGATAGTTTAGGGATAACCGCGAGTGGTCCTGATATCATTGAGCCGAAGGCGAGCGAATATATCGGTAAAATGATAGAGTTTATAGAAAATCTTATAGATAGAGGCGTTGCTTATCCTTCAGGTGGGGATGTATATTTTGATATTAAAAAAGCTAAAGAATACGGAAAACTATCTAACCAATCAATTGATAAAATGGAAGTTGGCGCAAGGGTTACGCCTGGAGAAAACAAAAATGATCCGCTTGATTTTGCTTTATGGAAAGCAGCCAAAGAAGGTGAGCCTAGCTGGGATAGCCCCTGGGGAAAAGGAAGGCCCGGATGGCATATTGAGTGTTCGGTAATGAGTTCGGATATTCTCGGAGATAAATTCGATATACATGGCGGGGGAATAGACCTTATATTCCCTCATCATGAGAACGAAATAGCGCAATCCGAAGGCGCAGGCAAAGAATTCGCCAAGTATTGGATACACCACGGGCTTTTAACGATCAATAGCCAAAAAATGGCTAAGTCTCTGGGGAATTTCGTAACTGTAAAAGATCTTTTGGCCAAGTATAACTCTGACGTGCTTAAACTGTTCTTCTTACAAACTCATTACTCACAGCCTATAGATTTTACATGGGATAGAATGGAAGAAAAGAAAAGTGCTTTAGAAACCCTAAGAGATTTTTCGAGAAGAGTTAAAGAAGCGGAGGAGAGAAAAGACTATACTGATAAAGCCGTTGTTAATCCGGAAGAGCTTTGTAAAGAAATCGGATGGTATCGTAATCGTTTTGAGCCATCGATGGACGATGATTTTAATACACCGAATGTGGTAGCAGTTTTATTTGAGATAGTTAGATTCTGTAATAAGAAAATTAATTATACGCAGGAATACTTACAACCGTTAAGGTATGCGAGTCAAACTATTAAAGAACTTGGGAGTATTTTAGGATTATCTCTTGATGAAGATACCTTTTCTATTACGGAAGAAATTGGAACAAAAATTAATAGACGAACAGAGTTAAAAAAACAAAAGAAGTTCAAAGAAGCTGATCAGATTAGGCAGGATCTTGAAAAAGAAGGTATTATTTTAGAAGATACCAAAGACGGTAAGACTATCTGGCGTAGGAAGTTATAA
- the tmk gene encoding dTMP kinase yields the protein MKGKFITFEGSEGSGKSTQSKLLSQYLKRKGFRIVYLREPGGTKVSEKIRKILLDHKNDSMTPMAEMLLYMAARAQVVNEIIAPALKEGKIVICDRFLDSTLAYQGYGLGIDIKLIKCVGEFATSGIKPDLTIFMDLGVKQGLKHREFSKDRIERRPLLYHARVRRGYLQLAHSEPKRIKIVKVKKDKNNTQSEIRELVDKFLT from the coding sequence ATGAAAGGTAAATTTATCACCTTTGAAGGTTCGGAAGGAAGCGGCAAGAGTACACAGTCAAAACTGCTCTCTCAGTATTTAAAGAGAAAGGGTTTTAGGATAGTTTATCTACGCGAGCCCGGCGGCACAAAAGTAAGCGAGAAGATAAGAAAAATTTTATTAGACCATAAAAATGATTCCATGACGCCGATGGCCGAGATGCTTCTTTATATGGCAGCGCGCGCTCAGGTAGTTAATGAAATTATTGCGCCGGCTTTAAAGGAAGGCAAAATAGTTATCTGCGATAGATTCTTAGATTCTACTCTTGCTTATCAGGGTTATGGTTTAGGTATAGATATTAAGCTGATTAAATGCGTCGGAGAATTTGCTACCTCCGGTATAAAGCCGGATTTGACTATATTCATGGACTTAGGGGTTAAACAGGGCCTGAAGCACCGCGAATTCTCCAAGGACCGTATTGAAAGAAGGCCCCTGCTATATCATGCGCGGGTTAGGAGGGGGTACTTGCAACTGGCGCATTCAGAGCCCAAAAGAATAAAAATCGTCAAGGTCAAAAAGGACAAAAATAATACGCAATCAGAAATAAGGGAATTAGTAGATAAATTTTTAACCTGA
- the metG gene encoding methionine--tRNA ligase, with amino-acid sequence MAQKFYITTPIYYVNASPHIGHSYTNIAADTLARYMRQRLGDENVWFLTGTDEHGQKIQKAADEAKLSPEEFVNKVVVQFKDLWKKLNISYNDFIRTTEDRHIAFVQKVLEILYRKEQIYEAKYEGWYCTPCETFWTETQIQNQACPDCKRQVEKITETNYFFKLSQYQDWLIDYIKKNPDFIQPEMRRNEVLSFLALNKLTDLCISRPKERLNWGIPLPFSPGHVTYVWFDALINYISAVGSFDKKGAYTSPWWQADVRVVHLIGKDILRQHAVYWPIILRALGIELPRGMTVFAHGWWLIGEDKMSKSRGNAVNPIDMVNKFGIDVYRYFLLRDVPFGSDGNFSEEAVIKRFNSDLANDLGNLLYRTLTMVEKYYQGAIPDKGGLDKNGRQIAEKIKTVAKEMDAAMETPNFSLALDYPWDLINMANKYVEETKPWNLAKENKAEELKAFIRLLVDVIREVTGRIYPFMPQTAVVIKEQIGTDKIHKGKPLFPRIDNTIPKA; translated from the coding sequence ATGGCTCAAAAATTCTACATCACTACTCCTATCTATTATGTGAATGCCTCGCCTCATATAGGGCATTCTTATACTAATATTGCCGCAGATACCCTCGCCCGTTACATGCGCCAAAGATTAGGCGATGAGAATGTTTGGTTTTTAACCGGCACCGACGAACACGGACAAAAAATACAGAAGGCAGCTGATGAAGCCAAATTAAGCCCTGAGGAGTTTGTGAATAAAGTGGTAGTGCAATTTAAGGATCTCTGGAAGAAATTAAACATCTCTTATAACGATTTTATACGTACTACCGAAGACAGGCATATTGCTTTCGTGCAGAAAGTTTTAGAGATACTGTATCGGAAAGAACAGATTTATGAGGCAAAATATGAAGGCTGGTATTGCACGCCCTGCGAGACTTTCTGGACCGAAACACAGATTCAAAATCAGGCCTGCCCTGACTGCAAAAGGCAGGTGGAGAAGATTACAGAAACGAATTATTTCTTTAAGTTATCGCAGTATCAGGACTGGCTCATTGATTATATCAAAAAGAACCCTGATTTTATTCAACCGGAAATGAGGCGCAATGAAGTCTTAAGCTTCCTGGCATTGAATAAATTGACTGACTTGTGTATCTCCCGGCCAAAAGAACGATTAAACTGGGGCATACCTTTACCCTTCAGCCCGGGGCATGTTACTTATGTCTGGTTTGATGCTTTGATTAATTATATCAGCGCAGTGGGCAGCTTTGATAAAAAAGGCGCCTATACATCGCCATGGTGGCAGGCTGATGTGCGTGTAGTGCATTTAATCGGCAAGGATATTTTAAGGCAACACGCGGTCTATTGGCCGATAATATTGCGCGCTTTAGGCATAGAACTCCCCAGGGGTATGACGGTATTCGCCCACGGCTGGTGGCTCATCGGAGAAGATAAGATGTCCAAGTCGCGCGGGAACGCAGTCAATCCCATAGATATGGTAAATAAATTCGGGATAGATGTGTACAGGTATTTTTTATTGCGCGATGTCCCCTTTGGCTCAGACGGTAATTTTTCCGAAGAGGCAGTCATTAAAAGGTTTAATAGCGACTTAGCCAATGATCTGGGTAATCTTTTATATCGCACGCTTACGATGGTAGAAAAATATTATCAGGGCGCTATTCCTGATAAGGGAGGACTCGATAAAAATGGGCGCCAGATAGCTGAAAAGATAAAAACCGTAGCAAAAGAAATGGATGCGGCGATGGAGACTCCTAATTTTAGCCTGGCTCTTGATTATCCGTGGGATTTAATCAATATGGCCAATAAGTATGTTGAAGAAACAAAGCCTTGGAACCTGGCTAAGGAAAACAAAGCGGAGGAACTTAAAGCCTTTATACGTTTATTAGTAGATGTGATTAGAGAAGTTACCGGCCGAATTTATCCTTTTATGCCGCAGACAGCAGTAGTCATCAAAGAGCAGATAGGTACAGATAAAATTCATAAAGGTAAACCCTTATTCCCCCGCATAGATAACACAATACCTAAGGCCTAA
- the mtnA gene encoding S-methyl-5-thioribose-1-phosphate isomerase, giving the protein MEIKTIEWKNNSVKIIDQTRLPLELRYLYIKDPRVLWQAIKELKVRGAPALGLAGALGVYLGIKNSKAKNFRELSKELDKVAKYIASCRPTARNLFWGIERIYSVAVKNRNQSIPAIKKLLFKETQKIMQEDRETCRSIGRYGAKLIRNKDTILTVCNAGILATIDYGTALGVIYKAKEEGKHLKVYACETRPLLQGARLTTWELKKKGIDVTLICDNMAAALMRQGKIDKVIAGADRIAANGDTANKIGTYSLAVLSHYHKIPFYIAAPRSTFDLKIKNGKDIPIEERNAREVTELFFKRPIAASGIKVFNPAFDVTPHGLITAIITDKGIIRPPYARNIKKIIGNLKNK; this is encoded by the coding sequence ATGGAAATCAAGACGATAGAATGGAAGAATAACAGCGTCAAAATCATCGACCAGACCAGGTTGCCTTTAGAATTGCGGTATTTATACATCAAAGACCCCAGGGTTCTCTGGCAGGCAATAAAAGAACTGAAAGTGCGCGGAGCACCCGCGTTGGGTTTAGCCGGGGCATTGGGCGTATACCTGGGGATTAAAAATTCAAAGGCAAAGAATTTTCGTGAATTAAGCAAAGAATTAGATAAGGTAGCTAAATACATCGCTTCTTGTCGGCCTACAGCCAGGAATCTTTTCTGGGGCATAGAAAGGATATACAGTGTTGCGGTGAAGAACCGAAACCAGAGTATACCTGCGATAAAAAAGCTGCTCTTTAAGGAAACGCAAAAGATCATGCAGGAGGATAGAGAAACCTGCCGCAGTATAGGCCGATATGGCGCAAAATTAATCCGGAATAAAGATACGATATTGACGGTCTGCAACGCAGGAATCCTGGCTACTATTGATTACGGCACGGCATTAGGCGTGATTTATAAAGCGAAAGAAGAGGGTAAGCATTTAAAAGTCTATGCCTGCGAAACCCGTCCTTTGTTACAGGGCGCGCGCCTGACGACATGGGAATTAAAGAAGAAAGGCATTGATGTCACGCTTATCTGCGACAATATGGCGGCGGCGTTAATGCGGCAGGGAAAGATAGATAAAGTCATCGCAGGCGCAGATAGAATCGCAGCTAACGGCGATACTGCCAATAAAATCGGCACCTATAGTTTAGCGGTCCTAAGCCATTACCATAAAATTCCCTTCTATATCGCCGCACCCCGGTCGACTTTTGACCTGAAGATAAAAAACGGAAAAGATATTCCTATTGAAGAACGTAACGCCAGGGAAGTGACGGAGTTATTTTTTAAAAGGCCTATTGCCGCAAGCGGCATAAAGGTATTTAATCCTGCCTTTGACGTGACCCCGCACGGATTAATCACTGCTATTATTACGGATAAAGGCATTATCAGGCCGCCCTATGCCCGGAATATTAAAAAAATAATTGGTAACTTAAAGAATAAATGA
- the holB gene encoding DNA polymerase III subunit delta', with translation MPIQILQAYIRQGRLTGSYLFMGEEGLGKKLIAKTLAQELNCENHGLNPCGSCSSCLKIEKGQHPDVHCLDAEDSDSIKIEDIRQIQKEISLRPYIGEKKVFILNDAHNLTAEAANALLKILEEPPGNSLIILISSKPALLFKTIISRCKILRFYPMPRLQLEEALKEDFRLDNNLAHFLAYFCEGRFGRALKLKDTDILREKNMVIDGFVLGKRPSPGSLPADNRNSIRDYLNILAGWFRDIYFAKVGISQNELINLDRKDELLKCMSSYTAFDLEEILNCICDSLLYLEQNINSKLLLSNLRWSLKGAI, from the coding sequence ATGCCCATACAGATATTGCAGGCATACATAAGGCAGGGCCGCCTTACGGGCAGTTATCTGTTTATGGGTGAAGAGGGTTTAGGCAAAAAGCTCATCGCTAAAACCCTGGCTCAGGAATTAAACTGCGAAAATCACGGCCTTAATCCCTGCGGCAGCTGCAGTTCCTGCCTGAAAATAGAAAAAGGCCAGCATCCTGACGTGCATTGCCTGGATGCCGAGGATTCCGATTCCATAAAGATAGAAGATATCCGCCAGATACAGAAAGAAATCTCCTTAAGGCCATATATCGGCGAGAAAAAAGTTTTTATCCTGAATGATGCCCATAACCTTACGGCTGAAGCAGCTAATGCCCTTTTAAAGATACTGGAAGAGCCGCCCGGAAATAGCTTAATCATCTTGATCAGTTCAAAGCCGGCATTATTATTCAAGACCATAATCTCCCGCTGTAAGATATTGAGGTTTTATCCTATGCCCAGGCTGCAACTGGAGGAGGCATTAAAAGAAGATTTCCGTTTAGATAATAACCTGGCGCATTTTTTGGCTTATTTTTGCGAAGGCAGGTTTGGCCGGGCCTTAAAATTAAAGGATACGGATATCTTAAGAGAAAAAAATATGGTCATCGACGGATTCGTCCTGGGTAAAAGGCCGAGCCCAGGCAGCCTGCCTGCCGATAACCGTAATAGTATACGCGATTATTTGAATATATTGGCCGGTTGGTTTCGGGATATATATTTTGCCAAAGTAGGCATATCCCAAAATGAACTTATCAATCTAGACCGCAAGGATGAATTGCTAAAGTGCATGAGCAGTTATACCGCGTTTGACTTAGAGGAAATATTAAATTGTATCTGCGATTCGCTATTGTATCTGGAACAGAATATCAATAGCAAGTTATTGCTCTCGAATCTACGCTGGTCCTTAAAGGGCGCAATATAA
- the ispF gene encoding 2-C-methyl-D-erythritol 2,4-cyclodiphosphate synthase: protein MSCRIGIGYDIHRLVEGRKLFLGGIEIPYIRGLLGHSDGDVLLHAICDALLGATGEEDIGQHFPDTDPKYQGIASRELLKAVDTLIKKKNYLISNIDTVVIAQEPMLSPFKKQIEESIAKILDIGEDKVNVKAKTNEGLGDIGRKEAIAVYAVVMVRPKEVQ from the coding sequence ATGTCATGTAGAATAGGTATAGGTTACGATATCCATCGTTTGGTCGAAGGCCGTAAACTATTTCTCGGCGGGATAGAGATCCCCTATATCCGCGGCCTGTTGGGGCATTCTGACGGGGATGTGCTTTTGCATGCGATATGCGATGCATTGTTAGGGGCTACAGGTGAAGAAGATATCGGGCAGCATTTTCCCGATACTGACCCAAAATACCAGGGTATTGCCAGCAGAGAATTATTAAAGGCAGTAGATACTTTAATAAAAAAGAAAAATTACCTCATAAGCAATATAGATACGGTAGTAATTGCGCAGGAACCCATGCTCTCGCCTTTTAAAAAACAGATAGAAGAATCGATAGCCAAGATTTTAGATATCGGAGAAGACAAAGTCAACGTAAAGGCCAAAACTAACGAGGGGCTAGGCGATATCGGCAGGAAGGAAGCTATTGCCGTCTACGCCGTAGTTATGGTAAGGCCCAAGGAGGTCCAATAA
- a CDS encoding stage 0 sporulation family protein, with protein sequence MENNILVRLRDSGQTYFYNALNLDVKLGNYVIVEHDRGMDYGQVVSPEDALVDDKSKEPVKKIIRLATEADIKQIEENRARSREAFNNCLKKIEEHKLDMKLVRAEYSFDRTKIIFYFTASGRVDFRNLVKDLAKIFKARIELRQIGVRDEARLFGGYGHCGRELCCKRFLKDFEPVTIKMAKEEGLPLNPPKISGLCGRLMCCLYFEYETYKILSKGLPREGEHIHTKDGKARVISVNVFKRTATVELENGTQTEVSYK encoded by the coding sequence ATGGAGAATAATATTCTGGTAAGGTTAAGGGACTCAGGCCAAACCTATTTCTACAATGCCTTAAACCTGGATGTAAAATTAGGCAACTATGTTATCGTCGAGCATGACCGGGGTATGGACTATGGGCAGGTTGTCTCTCCCGAGGATGCGTTAGTAGATGATAAATCCAAGGAACCCGTTAAGAAAATAATCCGTCTGGCCACCGAAGCTGATATAAAACAAATAGAGGAGAACAGGGCTAGATCCCGCGAGGCATTCAATAACTGCCTTAAGAAGATAGAAGAGCATAAGCTGGATATGAAGCTGGTGCGCGCGGAATATTCCTTTGACCGTACCAAGATCATATTTTATTTTACTGCTTCCGGCAGGGTGGATTTCAGGAATCTGGTCAAGGACCTGGCCAAGATTTTTAAGGCCAGGATAGAATTAAGGCAGATAGGCGTCAGGGATGAAGCCAGGCTTTTTGGCGGCTATGGCCACTGCGGCAGGGAACTCTGCTGTAAGAGGTTCTTAAAAGATTTTGAGCCTGTGACCATAAAAATGGCTAAAGAGGAAGGCCTGCCTTTGAATCCTCCGAAGATATCGGGCCTATGCGGCAGGTTGATGTGCTGCCTTTATTTTGAATATGAGACATATAAGATCCTCTCTAAAGGCCTTCCCCGGGAAGGCGAACATATCCACACAAAAGACGGTAAGGCCAGGGTTATAAGCGTAAACGTATTCAAACGCACTGCCACCGTGGAATTGGAAAACGGCACTCAGACAGAAGTGAGTTATAAATAA
- a CDS encoding tetratricopeptide repeat protein encodes MANKNSLCELRIKLDEAITYGTHRDALKFAREGLRQAEEKDARGEIAYFKGQLEILKKNFTTAIEYFDAAIKYNPNDGAAYNDRALCMVDLGIIDEAFYYFDKGIGVEPDYATIYHNKGWLLNNIGRHSEAIEYFKKALGLEPKRAVTYDNLADALFSLGDYQGALAAYKKVLQLLKPGCCVGIRRQINKRIKSLENKGLSP; translated from the coding sequence ATGGCCAATAAGAATAGTTTATGTGAGTTGAGAATTAAATTGGACGAAGCGATTACTTATGGTACGCACAGGGATGCGCTGAAGTTCGCCCGCGAAGGCTTAAGGCAGGCAGAGGAAAAAGACGCAAGAGGCGAGATTGCTTATTTTAAGGGGCAGCTGGAGATTCTGAAGAAAAACTTTACTACTGCCATTGAATATTTTGACGCCGCCATAAAATATAATCCTAACGACGGAGCTGCTTATAATGACCGGGCGTTGTGTATGGTAGATCTGGGTATAATTGATGAGGCATTCTATTATTTTGATAAAGGGATAGGGGTAGAACCGGATTATGCGACTATTTATCATAATAAGGGCTGGCTGCTGAATAATATCGGCAGGCACAGCGAAGCCATAGAATATTTTAAAAAGGCCTTGGGCTTAGAGCCGAAGAGGGCAGTGACTTATGATAATCTGGCAGACGCACTTTTTAGCCTCGGCGATTATCAGGGCGCCCTGGCTGCCTACAAAAAAGTATTACAGTTATTAAAGCCGGGATGCTGTGTGGGTATAAGGAGACAGATAAATAAGCGTATTAAATCATTAGAGAATAAGGGACTGTCCCCGTAG
- a CDS encoding DUF362 domain-containing protein — protein MNAQVAIVKCSDYQPSLVSAAVRRAIDLFGGITKFIKPESKVLVKPNLLMAKDPDFGVNTHPEVVRAVVKILKEIDCRLYLGDGPSVWGNQIENVDEVYRRSGMRDLCEEEGVELVKFDKRRWREKFPLTAWLDECDYVVNLPKFKTHDFTLMTAAIKNLFGLVPGTYKTELHKNYFHPPDFARILVDIYQEVKPGLTLVDGITAMEGDGPATGGKLRHLGLLFAGSDCIALDAIMALIMGVKPFDVLTTKEAAARGLGVADIKSISILGEKLNEVMPEPFILPSTSFKKNIPQPILEIARKLIKYYPYVKRVNCILCAACVKACPQKVISMKNNRIVIDYRGCISCFCCQEACPHSAIKVKKSLLAKLIGL, from the coding sequence ATGAATGCGCAAGTCGCCATAGTAAAATGCAGTGATTATCAACCTTCCTTAGTTTCTGCAGCAGTCCGCAGGGCAATAGATTTATTCGGCGGGATAACGAAGTTTATTAAACCTGAAAGTAAGGTGTTAGTTAAGCCCAATCTCTTAATGGCCAAAGACCCGGATTTTGGGGTAAATACGCATCCGGAGGTTGTGCGCGCAGTGGTGAAAATCTTAAAAGAGATTGATTGCCGGCTTTATCTGGGCGATGGGCCCAGCGTCTGGGGTAACCAGATTGAAAACGTGGATGAGGTTTACCGGCGCTCGGGGATGCGGGATCTTTGCGAAGAAGAAGGCGTTGAATTAGTAAAGTTCGATAAGCGGCGCTGGCGCGAGAAGTTTCCTCTGACGGCGTGGCTGGATGAATGCGATTACGTGGTAAACCTGCCGAAATTTAAGACGCACGATTTTACGCTGATGACCGCAGCGATAAAAAATCTTTTTGGCTTGGTTCCCGGTACCTATAAGACAGAGCTGCATAAGAATTATTTTCATCCCCCTGATTTTGCAAGGATACTGGTAGATATTTATCAGGAGGTAAAACCCGGCCTGACATTAGTGGATGGGATTACTGCCATGGAAGGGGATGGCCCTGCTACAGGCGGGAAGTTACGCCATCTGGGTTTACTCTTTGCCGGAAGCGATTGTATTGCCCTTGATGCCATTATGGCTTTAATTATGGGGGTTAAGCCTTTTGACGTATTAACTACTAAAGAAGCGGCAGCAAGGGGTTTGGGCGTTGCGGATATAAAATCTATCTCTATCCTGGGAGAAAAATTAAATGAGGTTATGCCTGAGCCGTTTATTTTACCTTCGACCTCGTTTAAAAAGAATATACCGCAGCCTATTCTGGAGATAGCCAGAAAACTGATTAAGTATTATCCTTATGTAAAACGGGTTAACTGTATTCTCTGCGCTGCCTGCGTTAAGGCCTGTCCCCAAAAAGTGATTAGTATGAAGAATAACCGTATTGTTATCGATTATCGCGGCTGTATCTCCTGTTTTTGCTGCCAGGAGGCGTGTCCTCATTCAGCTATAAAAGTGAAGAAGAGCTTATTGGCCAAGTTGATCGGATTATGA
- a CDS encoding TatD family hydrolase: MLIDTHCHLDFPEFDQDREEVISRAKNEGIGYIVNIGSSLEGSEKALELAGRYDFIYATVGIHPHEADKFNDKLKVRLEALVKKDKVSAIGETGLDYYLPAGQAGKNYSQAENQKALFVYLVNLAKDSGLPLVIHTRQAQADTLKVLKEAMPVKAVIHCFSGDGDFLKESLDLGFLVSFTCNITYKKAQDLRGIVKLAPLERIMLETDAPFLPPEGLRGMRNDPAQVKLLAGEIAHLKETSVAEVARVTTLNAKDFFRLP; encoded by the coding sequence ATGTTAATTGATACCCACTGCCACCTTGATTTTCCCGAGTTCGATCAAGACAGAGAAGAAGTTATTAGCCGGGCGAAAAATGAGGGTATAGGTTATATCGTCAATATAGGCTCAAGCCTTGAGGGTTCTGAGAAGGCGTTAGAATTAGCCGGGCGTTATGACTTTATCTACGCTACGGTAGGCATACATCCGCACGAGGCAGATAAATTTAACGATAAACTAAAGGTGCGCTTAGAGGCGTTGGTCAAAAAAGATAAGGTTTCGGCAATCGGCGAGACAGGCCTGGATTATTACCTGCCTGCCGGACAGGCAGGCAAAAATTATTCGCAGGCAGAAAACCAAAAGGCATTATTCGTATATTTAGTTAACCTAGCCAAAGATTCGGGCCTCCCTTTAGTCATACATACCCGCCAGGCCCAGGCAGATACCTTAAAGGTTTTAAAAGAGGCGATGCCGGTTAAGGCAGTGATACATTGTTTTTCCGGAGACGGGGATTTTTTAAAGGAATCCCTGGATTTGGGTTTCTTAGTTTCTTTTACCTGCAATATAACTTACAAGAAAGCCCAGGATTTAAGGGGCATTGTAAAGTTAGCACCTTTAGAAAGAATTATGCTGGAGACTGATGCGCCGTTTTTGCCTCCGGAGGGATTACGCGGCATGAGAAACGACCCTGCTCAAGTGAAGCTTCTTGCAGGCGAGATCGCGCATCTTAAGGAAACCAGCGTCGCAGAAGTAGCCAGGGTTACTACCCTTAACGCAAAAGATTTCTTCCGTTTACCATGA
- the cysE gene encoding serine O-acetyltransferase: MVCTLLWKILTAVFALIILKIILISIFFYREIRAAQAKDPAAKSFLEVLLLYQGLHALISHRIAHFLYKMRFFLIARLISQLSRHFTGIEIHPGAQIGKGFFIDHGMGVVIGETAIIGDNVLLYQGVTLGGTGLEKGKRHPTIGNNVVIGTGAKVLGNITVGDNSYIGANAVVIKDVPPNSTVVGVPGRVTKQDGKKIDISLDHIHVLDPIMQQMEELEKRIEKLEDRNKN, translated from the coding sequence ATGGTTTGCACGCTATTATGGAAGATATTAACCGCTGTTTTCGCGTTAATTATCCTAAAGATTATCCTTATTTCCATATTTTTCTATAGAGAGATTCGCGCAGCGCAGGCCAAAGACCCTGCGGCAAAGAGCTTTCTGGAGGTGCTTTTGCTCTATCAGGGCCTGCACGCTTTAATCAGCCATCGCATCGCGCATTTTTTATATAAAATGCGTTTCTTTCTGATTGCCCGTCTGATCAGCCAGCTCTCCCGTCACTTCACCGGCATTGAAATACACCCTGGCGCTCAGATCGGCAAAGGATTCTTTATTGACCACGGCATGGGCGTGGTAATCGGCGAGACGGCTATTATCGGGGATAATGTACTTTTATATCAGGGCGTAACCTTGGGCGGAACGGGCCTGGAAAAAGGCAAACGCCATCCGACTATCGGTAATAATGTGGTTATCGGTACGGGAGCGAAGGTATTAGGTAACATTACCGTCGGAGATAATTCCTATATCGGGGCAAATGCGGTGGTGATTAAAGACGTGCCGCCTAATTCTACGGTAGTGGGGGTTCCCGGCAGGGTTACCAAGCAGGACGGCAAAAAAATCGATATCAGCTTAGATCACATCCACGTGCTTGACCCTATTATGCAGCAGATGGAAGAGCTAGAGAAACGTATAGAGAAGTTGGAAGATAGAAACAAAAATTAA